In Acidobacteriota bacterium, a genomic segment contains:
- a CDS encoding CvpA family protein, producing MTVLDYFVLLIVVASVASGSTKGIIRVIVSVAFTVAGLVLAAHTYTYAASVLRIFVNARLADLFGFVAVFLLVLIAGSLLSWWLRRGLKRRRLGWADHALGAGFGVIRGWLICSVIYLALTAFPWKLEAVERATFGPALLEGTRVIAYMTSPELRQRFLKGYETVKQLWGQKS from the coding sequence ATGACGGTTCTCGACTACTTCGTCCTGCTAATCGTGGTGGCATCGGTCGCCTCAGGGTCCACAAAAGGAATCATCAGAGTAATAGTTTCGGTTGCGTTCACCGTAGCCGGGCTGGTTCTGGCAGCGCACACTTACACGTACGCTGCCAGCGTGCTGCGCATTTTTGTAAATGCGCGGCTTGCGGACCTGTTCGGCTTCGTAGCGGTGTTCTTGCTTGTACTCATAGCGGGGAGCCTTTTGTCGTGGTGGTTGCGGCGAGGGCTCAAGCGGCGCCGGCTCGGGTGGGCAGATCACGCGCTCGGCGCGGGTTTCGGGGTCATAAGGGGTTGGCTCATCTGTTCGGTGATTTATCTCGCGTTAACTGCCTTTCCCTGGAAACTCGAGGCCGTAGAGCGAGCGACATTCGGACCGGCCCTACTCGAAGGAACGAGAGTGATCGCTTATATGACTTCACCCGAGTTGAGGCAACGATTCTTGAAGGGCTATGAAACAGTCAAGCAGCTTTGGGGACAAAAGAGCTGA
- a CDS encoding hemolysin family protein, which translates to MLTELIATGVVLFLLVFLSTIESAYESLSEVSLRVLSSEREDSPQRVRFFRELMEHRRRFGLILILGTQLSIAAIAILLADVFIDAGARLPLLLAFVAAFVVVVLFRQLLPRLITQNHPDDVFWALLPMFQVFYRFFSVFVAPVTGLLNRMRKPEPEEAITEEEEAEETKEEIQAFIDVGEEAGIIEESEGEMIQSIIEFSDTRVAEVMRPRPQIIAIEATATVADARQLMIESKHSRIPVYRDQIDTIEGMVYVRDLLAFCDAEKMTKPVTKCMRPVYFVPESKSVRELLEEMQKAKVQIAMVIDEYGGVAGLVTLEDIIEEILGEIEDEDDVTTADEVVQSEDGSYLIDGSAEIRKVELLYDKELEADDFTTVAGLIINELGHVPAIGEKLDFKGLRFEVVDADSKRVDRVRLSIIDEPAADEAESAAND; encoded by the coding sequence ATGTTAACTGAGCTAATAGCGACCGGCGTTGTGTTGTTCTTGCTGGTCTTTCTTTCCACAATCGAGAGCGCGTATGAATCGCTGAGCGAGGTTTCACTCAGGGTCCTGAGCAGCGAGCGCGAGGATAGTCCGCAGCGGGTGCGGTTTTTTCGCGAGTTGATGGAACACCGCCGGCGGTTCGGACTGATACTTATCCTTGGCACCCAGCTCTCGATAGCAGCGATCGCGATCCTACTCGCCGATGTATTCATTGATGCCGGCGCCCGCTTGCCGTTGCTGCTGGCCTTTGTTGCCGCGTTCGTAGTCGTAGTGCTCTTTCGACAGCTCTTGCCCCGCCTCATAACTCAAAACCATCCGGACGATGTGTTCTGGGCGCTGCTTCCCATGTTTCAGGTGTTCTATCGTTTCTTCTCGGTTTTCGTCGCGCCGGTGACCGGACTTCTCAACCGGATGAGAAAGCCGGAGCCGGAAGAAGCGATCACGGAAGAAGAAGAGGCTGAAGAAACCAAAGAAGAGATCCAGGCTTTTATCGACGTTGGCGAAGAAGCGGGAATAATCGAGGAGTCCGAGGGTGAGATGATTCAATCCATCATCGAATTCAGCGATACGCGTGTAGCCGAGGTCATGCGCCCAAGGCCCCAGATCATCGCAATCGAGGCCACCGCCACCGTAGCCGACGCCAGACAGTTGATGATCGAGTCGAAACACTCCCGGATTCCCGTCTACCGTGATCAGATCGACACCATCGAAGGTATGGTCTACGTCCGCGATTTGCTGGCGTTCTGCGATGCCGAAAAGATGACCAAGCCGGTTACCAAATGCATGCGTCCCGTTTACTTCGTGCCCGAAAGCAAGTCCGTTCGAGAGCTGCTCGAAGAGATGCAAAAGGCAAAAGTCCAGATAGCGATGGTCATTGACGAGTACGGAGGAGTGGCGGGATTGGTGACCCTCGAGGACATAATCGAAGAGATACTCGGCGAGATCGAAGACGAGGACGACGTCACGACGGCTGACGAGGTAGTTCAGTCGGAAGACGGCTCTTATTTGATCGATGGAAGCGCTGAGATAAGGAAAGTCGAGTTGCTTTACGACAAAGAACTCGAGGCTGACGATTTCACGACGGTTGCCGGGTTGATCATCAACGAACTGGGTCACGTACCCGCCATCGGCGAGAAGCTCGATTTCAAAGGACTGCGCTTCGAAGTAGTCGATGCCGACAGCAAACGGGTGGACCGCGTCCGGCTCAGTATTATCGACGAACCCGCTGCCGATGAAGCCGAATCCGCCGCGAACGATTAG
- a CDS encoding phosphoribosylaminoimidazolesuccinocarboxamide synthase, whose protein sequence is MNLVTQTDIPGVEFFRRGKVRDVYAIGDKLLIVVSDRISAFDVVLPNPIPYKGAVLTALSLFWFDFLKDVVPNHLISTDVDTYPAPLESYRDQLEGRSMLVVRADVFPIECVARGYLAGSGWKEYQQTGEVCGIRLPAGLRESDKLAEPIFTPATKAETGHDINISEREMADRIGADATRELKELTLTLYSRAAEYADSRGIMIADTKFEFGVKDGKVILVDEALTPDSSRFWPKESYQPGRGQQSFDKQYLRDYLETVKWDKQPPGPNLPETVIARTSEKYLEAYRLLTGHSIADWGLRIADFRTTA, encoded by the coding sequence ATTAACCTCGTCACGCAAACTGATATCCCTGGTGTCGAGTTTTTCAGACGCGGCAAAGTTAGAGACGTTTATGCGATCGGCGACAAGTTGTTGATTGTCGTCAGCGACCGCATCTCTGCCTTTGACGTGGTGCTGCCGAACCCGATTCCATACAAAGGCGCGGTGCTCACTGCGCTGTCGTTGTTCTGGTTTGACTTCCTTAAGGACGTCGTTCCGAATCATCTGATCTCGACCGACGTCGATACTTACCCGGCGCCACTGGAGTCGTACCGGGATCAGCTCGAAGGGCGATCTATGCTGGTGGTGCGCGCCGATGTGTTTCCGATCGAGTGCGTCGCCCGAGGTTATCTCGCTGGCTCGGGCTGGAAAGAGTATCAGCAGACCGGTGAAGTATGCGGGATAAGGCTGCCGGCCGGGCTGAGGGAGTCTGATAAGCTTGCCGAGCCGATCTTCACGCCGGCTACCAAAGCCGAGACCGGGCACGACATCAACATCAGCGAGCGCGAAATGGCGGACCGCATCGGCGCGGATGCCACGCGCGAGCTTAAGGAGTTGACACTCACACTCTATTCGCGAGCGGCGGAATACGCGGATTCGCGAGGCATAATGATCGCCGACACGAAGTTCGAGTTCGGCGTCAAAGATGGAAAGGTGATTCTGGTTGATGAAGCGCTGACGCCGGACTCATCCAGGTTCTGGCCCAAAGAGTCTTACCAGCCGGGTCGAGGACAGCAGTCATTCGATAAGCAGTATCTGCGGGACTACCTCGAGACGGTTAAGTGGGACAAGCAGCCTCCGGGACCGAACCTGCCTGAGACGGTGATAGCGCGGACGAGCGAAAAGTATCTTGAGGCATACAGGCTTTTGACGGGCCACTCGATTGCGGATTGGGGATTGCGGATTGCGGATTTCAGAACGACTGCTTAG
- the ybeY gene encoding rRNA maturation RNase YbeY: protein MAIEVVNRQRLARIDASRVARLADATLGAVGKPGASLTVAFVRDRVMRDLNRKFRASDRATDVLSFPAEPERPGAGDEDFTGDNAPEYLGDIAVSTDTALRQANEAGHSFEREVDELVMHGVVHLCGYDHETDRGEMNRLELKLRRKLLD, encoded by the coding sequence GTGGCGATTGAAGTAGTAAACCGGCAACGTCTCGCGCGCATAGACGCAAGCCGGGTCGCGAGGCTCGCCGACGCTACGCTGGGCGCGGTTGGAAAGCCGGGCGCGAGCCTGACCGTTGCATTTGTTCGCGACCGCGTCATGAGAGACTTGAATCGAAAGTTCAGAGCAAGCGATCGAGCGACGGATGTGCTCTCTTTTCCGGCTGAGCCTGAGCGGCCAGGCGCGGGAGATGAAGACTTCACTGGCGACAACGCGCCGGAATACCTTGGTGACATCGCGGTTTCAACCGACACGGCGCTAAGACAGGCCAATGAAGCGGGCCACTCGTTCGAGCGCGAAGTGGACGAATTGGTGATGCACGGCGTGGTTCACCTGTGCGGCTACGATCACGAGACTGATCGCGGCGAAATGAACCGGCTTGAATTGAAGCTGCGGAGAAAGCTGCTGGATTAA
- a CDS encoding type II toxin-antitoxin system PemK/MazF family toxin: MEIGDVYTVGIPPSNGHEQAGARPAIIAQAPKFGDQLPTVLIVPLTSRLTAQTFPGTFLIQPDSDNNLNTTSVALVFQLRAIDSDGLGEGSDDSARLTSLRYTIK; encoded by the coding sequence ATGGAAATCGGCGACGTCTACACCGTCGGGATTCCTCCTAGCAATGGCCACGAGCAGGCTGGTGCGCGACCCGCCATCATCGCGCAAGCTCCGAAGTTCGGAGATCAGCTACCAACCGTGCTCATCGTCCCTCTAACCTCGCGCTTGACGGCCCAGACGTTTCCCGGCACGTTCTTGATCCAGCCCGATTCCGATAACAACCTGAATACGACTTCTGTTGCCCTAGTATTCCAGTTGCGTGCTATCGACAGCGACGGGTTAGGCGAAGGCTCGGACGACTCAGCGCGTCTGACCTCTCTCAGGTACACCATCAAATGA
- a CDS encoding PhoH family protein, with amino-acid sequence MGDKPAVLKTVTLPEEGIRALFGPYDENIKHLESLIGVRVNLRGSELTIEGDEHDVKVVEKILEDYAALFEEGRRMSNDELKSAFKQIAEDRAFTLRDYFTRTRINPTGKKQVTARSANQRRYIEAIEKKDIVFGIGVAGTGKTYLAVAMAVQELMQKRVNRIVLARPAVEAGEKLGFLPGDLQDKVDPYLRPLYDALFDLVDFEKVTRLLEKRVIEVAPLAFMRGRTLSDAFIILDEAQNTTSEQMKMFLTRIGFGSKAVITGDITQIDLPAGRRSGLVEAQRVVGDVDGIEFIYFNEKDVVRHHLVQMIVLAYDKHSKIKFEDKL; translated from the coding sequence ATGGGAGATAAACCAGCAGTCTTGAAGACCGTCACTCTACCCGAAGAAGGAATAAGGGCGCTGTTCGGCCCCTACGACGAGAATATCAAACACCTCGAAAGCTTGATCGGCGTGCGCGTCAACTTGCGCGGCAGCGAACTGACGATCGAAGGCGATGAGCACGACGTCAAGGTGGTGGAAAAAATCCTCGAAGACTACGCCGCGCTGTTTGAAGAAGGACGCCGGATGTCCAACGACGAGCTGAAGTCCGCCTTCAAGCAAATCGCGGAAGATCGCGCTTTTACGCTTCGCGATTACTTCACAAGAACTCGGATCAATCCGACAGGCAAGAAGCAAGTCACAGCGCGCTCGGCGAATCAGCGCCGGTACATCGAGGCGATCGAGAAAAAAGACATAGTCTTCGGCATCGGTGTCGCCGGTACCGGAAAAACATATCTCGCAGTTGCAATGGCGGTTCAGGAGCTGATGCAGAAGCGAGTGAACCGGATCGTGCTTGCGCGGCCGGCGGTCGAAGCCGGCGAAAAGCTCGGGTTTCTACCGGGCGACCTCCAGGACAAAGTCGATCCTTATTTGCGCCCGCTCTACGATGCGCTATTCGATCTTGTCGATTTCGAGAAAGTGACCCGGCTGCTGGAGAAGCGAGTGATAGAAGTCGCGCCGCTGGCGTTCATGCGAGGGCGAACGCTGTCGGATGCGTTCATCATTCTGGACGAAGCGCAGAACACAACCTCTGAGCAGATGAAGATGTTCCTTACTCGCATAGGCTTTGGATCGAAGGCTGTGATCACCGGCGACATAACTCAAATTGACTTACCTGCGGGACGGCGGTCCGGGCTGGTCGAAGCGCAGCGAGTAGTCGGGGATGTGGATGGAATAGAGTTCATCTATTTCAATGAAAAAGACGTTGTGCGACACCACCTGGTTCAGATGATAGTCCTGGCGTACGACAAACACTCTAAGATAAAGTTCGAAGACAAGCTATGA
- a CDS encoding HDIG domain-containing metalloprotein, which produces MREGIVLLSRITHHASLLMSKPVATVRPRLSARLAKGLKAFSASLSDQAVIDAGVGLFIIVALSILLLREYQRPQVEQLPAGSISSSTIIAPDDLKIEDAAETKLLREKAAVSVLPVFDFNIRSARESRSSLEQLFAAGREAPPDAAVEALHDKIEEGIGIPLDPDQIRVLQKHRFSSELERLMIEHFESVMMMPIVNGRTQLRRLGGSGIIRRDLKTGQEVTVTDLSSIQDKLTASASLKSERVIWPAEYDAADRRMLGEILGSLIVPNLEYNDAETEKRRSLNRDAVPPAILTVERGKPIVSSGETVTPAKAMLLSEAAAHRPVGQRALEFAGTVIIVMLLLLVLWQYMVRYQRRHIRVRRHFLLQIACFVVTLGLGRLFFTFASAMSQWSTHTPFDSPTGYRYLAPLAVGAVMVTILTDANAAFIFSAILSVFVGVFSGNVHMAAFTLMSSAGAIYHLQNCRDRTTLVAAGLWIGAINAATTLALDLLGANEASLRLLLFDSFCGFAGGVLATMAASILLPLFEWLFQITTSIKLLELSNLNLPLLKQLAERAPGTYHHSIMVGLLAEAGAEAIGGDALFARVACYYHDIGKSVRPSYFIENQSYMDNRHDKLSPKMSSIVLANHVKQGVEIAKQHKLPPRIIEIIPQHHGTGLMKFFYYKARKATDDDSNALEQEFRYPGPKPRTKEAVIIMIADSVEAAARTVAEPTPTKLRNMVDLISTRLRDDGQFDECDITLRDLRLVAESFVKVLMGIHHHRIAYPGYDFNQLSQVAPAVEVFDSGGHPAATGAKTAPAPKLREARGD; this is translated from the coding sequence ATGCGTGAAGGGATTGTGCTCCTCTCACGCATCACCCATCACGCATCACTCCTTATGTCCAAGCCCGTAGCAACCGTGCGTCCTCGACTTTCGGCCCGCCTGGCAAAGGGTCTGAAAGCCTTCTCGGCCAGCTTGTCGGATCAGGCTGTGATTGACGCGGGTGTCGGGCTCTTCATCATCGTCGCTCTGTCCATTCTCCTGCTTCGCGAATACCAGCGCCCTCAGGTCGAACAACTGCCGGCAGGCAGCATCTCGTCCTCTACCATCATCGCGCCCGACGACTTGAAGATCGAGGACGCCGCCGAAACCAAGCTTCTTCGCGAGAAGGCAGCCGTTTCAGTGTTGCCGGTTTTCGATTTCAACATCAGGAGTGCGCGAGAATCCCGGAGCAGCCTCGAACAACTGTTTGCCGCCGGACGCGAGGCGCCGCCTGACGCAGCAGTCGAGGCCCTGCACGACAAGATCGAGGAAGGGATCGGGATTCCGCTGGACCCGGATCAAATCAGAGTGCTTCAGAAGCACCGGTTCAGCTCGGAGCTCGAACGGTTGATGATCGAGCACTTCGAATCGGTGATGATGATGCCGATCGTCAACGGCCGCACGCAGCTTCGGCGGTTGGGCGGAAGTGGAATCATTCGTCGAGATCTGAAGACGGGTCAGGAGGTTACTGTCACCGATCTTTCTTCGATTCAAGATAAACTGACCGCCAGCGCTTCGCTCAAGTCCGAGAGAGTGATTTGGCCGGCTGAGTACGATGCAGCCGACCGGAGAATGCTTGGCGAGATCCTCGGTTCCCTGATCGTACCGAATCTCGAATACAACGACGCCGAGACCGAAAAGCGGAGGAGTTTGAACCGTGACGCCGTTCCGCCGGCGATCCTCACTGTTGAGCGCGGTAAGCCTATCGTTTCGAGCGGCGAGACGGTAACGCCGGCAAAAGCGATGCTTCTCAGTGAAGCTGCGGCCCATCGCCCGGTAGGCCAGCGCGCGCTCGAATTCGCCGGAACGGTCATAATAGTGATGCTGCTCCTGTTGGTGTTGTGGCAGTACATGGTCCGATACCAGCGGCGTCATATTCGTGTGCGCAGGCATTTCCTGCTTCAGATCGCTTGTTTTGTTGTTACGCTCGGGCTCGGGCGGCTCTTCTTCACCTTCGCTTCGGCAATGAGCCAATGGTCAACCCATACGCCGTTTGATTCGCCGACCGGCTATCGCTATCTTGCGCCGCTGGCAGTCGGGGCAGTGATGGTTACGATCCTGACGGATGCCAACGCCGCGTTCATCTTCTCGGCGATTCTGTCGGTATTTGTCGGGGTCTTTTCGGGCAACGTACATATGGCTGCGTTCACGCTGATGTCGAGCGCCGGAGCGATCTACCACTTGCAGAATTGCAGAGATCGAACCACGCTGGTAGCCGCGGGACTGTGGATCGGAGCTATCAACGCTGCTACAACGCTGGCGCTTGACCTGCTCGGCGCCAACGAGGCAAGCCTGCGTCTTCTTCTGTTCGACTCGTTCTGCGGATTCGCCGGGGGCGTGCTCGCGACGATGGCCGCTTCCATACTGCTTCCGCTGTTCGAGTGGCTGTTTCAGATAACCACCAGCATCAAGCTGCTCGAGCTCTCGAACTTGAATCTGCCGCTGCTCAAGCAACTGGCCGAGCGCGCTCCTGGAACTTATCACCACTCGATCATGGTGGGGTTGCTGGCCGAAGCCGGCGCGGAAGCCATCGGCGGAGACGCGCTGTTTGCCCGCGTCGCCTGTTATTACCACGACATAGGCAAGAGTGTGCGGCCGAGCTACTTCATCGAGAACCAGTCATACATGGATAACCGGCACGACAAGCTCTCGCCCAAGATGTCTTCGATCGTGCTTGCCAACCACGTTAAGCAGGGCGTTGAAATAGCGAAACAGCACAAGCTCCCGCCCAGAATCATCGAGATCATTCCTCAGCACCACGGCACGGGTCTGATGAAGTTTTTTTACTACAAGGCGCGCAAGGCCACCGATGACGACTCCAACGCTCTGGAACAGGAGTTCCGCTATCCCGGCCCCAAACCGAGGACCAAAGAAGCGGTGATAATCATGATCGCAGACTCCGTCGAAGCGGCCGCTCGCACCGTGGCAGAGCCGACGCCGACCAAGCTTCGTAACATGGTGGACCTGATCAGCACTCGTCTGCGGGACGACGGGCAATTCGATGAATGCGACATCACCTTGCGCGACCTCCGTCTGGTCGCCGAGAGTTTCGTGAAGGTGTTAATGGGAATTCATCATCACCGCATCGCTTACCCGGGTTATGACTTCAACCAGTTGTCGCAAGTCGCGCCCGCCGTGGAAGTGTTCGATTCGGGCGGTCATCCGGCGGCTACCGGCGCAAAGACCGCTCCGGCGCCAAAACTCAGAGAGGCTCGTGGCGATTGA
- the uvrB gene encoding excinuclease ABC subunit UvrB, protein MDFKLVCDYVPQGDQPQAIEQLVRALNEGVQHQVLLGVTGSGKTFTMAAVVERINRPVLVMAHNKTLAAQLYQEFKSFFPHNATEYFVSYYDYYQPEAYIPSTDTYIEKESTVNEDIDRLRLSATRTLFERRDCIIVASVSCIYGLGDPDAYYGMIAFVERGQQLSRTALLKKLVEIQYQRNDTSFERGMFRVRGDVVEIYPVYQESAVRIEFWGDEIESISTIDPLLGEVIETHERLPIYPKSHFVMPQDRVRRAIRTIKEELDWWEPQLIEQGKLLEAQRLHQRTLYDIEMLKELGYCHGIENYSRHLTGRLPGEPPPTLLDYLPRDALVIVDESHQTIPQVRGMYHGDQSRKKTLVEYGFRLPSAMDNRPLNFEEWERRMSQLVFVSATPGPYELSKTSGEFVEQVIRPTGLIDPVVDVRPVRGQIDDLLNEVRMRAARNERVLVTTLTKKMAENLTEYYAELGVRVRYLHSEIQTLDRIKILRDLRAGEFDVLVGINLLREGLDLPEVSLVAILDADKEGFLRSEMSLIQTIGRAARNLNGQAILYADRMTDSMRRALGETQRRRERQAAYNREHGITPASIVKAIASTLVSIVEADYFKLPSVAEEAEEYSAENIGATIQRLEGQMRTHAARYEFERAAELRDRIKHLRSRRLEVA, encoded by the coding sequence ATGGACTTCAAGCTCGTATGTGACTACGTTCCGCAGGGCGACCAGCCTCAGGCGATCGAGCAGCTCGTGCGCGCGCTAAACGAAGGCGTTCAACATCAGGTGCTGCTTGGCGTGACCGGGAGCGGCAAGACCTTCACAATGGCCGCCGTCGTAGAGCGCATTAACCGGCCCGTGCTGGTGATGGCGCACAACAAAACGCTGGCGGCGCAGCTCTATCAGGAGTTCAAGTCCTTCTTCCCGCACAATGCCACCGAATACTTCGTCAGCTACTACGACTACTATCAGCCGGAGGCCTACATCCCCTCCACCGACACCTATATCGAGAAGGAATCCACCGTCAACGAAGACATAGACCGGCTGCGCCTTTCGGCTACGCGGACTTTGTTCGAGCGCCGCGACTGCATAATCGTGGCAAGCGTCTCGTGCATTTACGGGTTGGGTGATCCGGATGCTTACTACGGCATGATCGCGTTCGTAGAGCGCGGCCAGCAACTGTCGCGCACCGCGCTGCTGAAGAAGCTCGTCGAGATTCAATATCAGCGCAACGACACGTCGTTCGAGCGCGGAATGTTCAGAGTGCGCGGCGACGTTGTCGAAATCTATCCGGTCTATCAGGAGAGCGCGGTCCGCATCGAGTTCTGGGGAGACGAGATTGAATCGATCTCGACCATCGATCCGCTGCTGGGGGAGGTGATCGAGACCCACGAGCGGCTGCCGATCTATCCGAAGTCTCACTTTGTAATGCCTCAGGACAGAGTGCGGCGCGCAATCAGGACCATCAAGGAAGAGCTTGACTGGTGGGAGCCGCAGCTCATCGAGCAAGGCAAGCTGCTGGAGGCTCAACGACTGCACCAGCGCACCCTTTATGATATCGAGATGCTGAAGGAGCTTGGCTACTGTCACGGGATCGAGAACTACTCGCGTCACCTGACGGGGCGTTTGCCCGGCGAGCCGCCGCCGACTTTGCTTGATTATCTTCCGCGCGACGCGTTGGTGATCGTCGACGAGAGCCACCAAACAATTCCGCAAGTTCGAGGTATGTACCACGGCGATCAGTCTCGCAAGAAAACCCTGGTCGAGTACGGCTTCCGCTTGCCTTCGGCGATGGACAACCGCCCGCTCAACTTTGAGGAGTGGGAGCGGCGCATGAGCCAGTTGGTATTCGTGTCGGCGACGCCGGGTCCTTACGAGTTGTCGAAAACCTCCGGCGAGTTCGTTGAGCAGGTCATCCGTCCGACCGGGTTGATTGATCCCGTCGTGGACGTGCGGCCGGTCAGAGGGCAGATCGACGATCTCTTGAATGAGGTCCGAATGCGCGCGGCCCGAAACGAACGAGTCCTGGTTACGACTCTCACGAAAAAGATGGCCGAGAATCTTACGGAGTACTATGCCGAGCTTGGCGTGCGAGTGCGCTACCTGCACTCTGAGATTCAGACGCTCGACCGGATCAAGATACTTCGAGACCTGCGCGCGGGTGAATTCGATGTGCTCGTGGGGATAAACCTGTTGCGCGAAGGATTGGACCTTCCCGAGGTGTCGCTAGTAGCGATCCTCGACGCCGATAAGGAAGGCTTCTTGCGCTCGGAGATGTCTTTGATTCAAACGATCGGGCGGGCGGCGCGCAACCTCAACGGCCAGGCTATCCTTTACGCGGATCGAATGACTGATTCAATGCGCCGAGCGCTCGGTGAGACGCAGCGCCGCCGTGAGAGGCAAGCTGCTTACAACCGGGAGCACGGTATTACTCCGGCATCAATCGTGAAAGCGATCGCTTCGACTCTGGTGTCGATCGTCGAAGCGGACTATTTCAAGCTACCGAGCGTGGCTGAAGAAGCGGAGGAGTATTCGGCTGAGAACATCGGGGCGACAATTCAAAGACTCGAGGGACAGATGCGCACGCACGCCGCGAGGTATGAGTTCGAGCGCGCGGCCGAGTTGCGCGATCGAATCAAGCACCTGCGGAGCCGCCGGCTTGAGGTGGCGTGA
- the aroC gene encoding chorismate synthase encodes MTQFTFITAGESHGKGLVAIIEGLPAGLPIDSAFINRELWRRQQGYGRGGRMKIESDEVEILSGVRHGQTLGSPVSLLIRNRDFENWQDVMATEPREFADEKRARKLTRPRPGHTDLAGGLKYDTHDLRDILERASARETAARVAAGAFAKLLLKEIGVEIASHTARIGGVPDKPIKATWEQIASIPHDSPLRCADKEAEAKMIALIDATKEAKDTLGGIFEVVARSVAGLGSHTQWNQKIDGRLAQAIMCIPAVKAVEIGAGVEVSRGTGSQIHDEIGYNSAERGFTRPTNRAGGIEGGITNGEEIRISGHLKPISTLRQPLASVDVVTKEESAAAFERSDIVAVPAAGVIGEAMVAIVLADAAREKFGGDSLGEMKRNFEGYLEQLKRY; translated from the coding sequence ATGACTCAATTCACCTTCATCACAGCAGGCGAATCCCACGGCAAAGGCCTGGTCGCCATCATCGAAGGCCTGCCTGCCGGGCTGCCGATCGATTCCGCCTTCATCAACCGCGAACTCTGGCGGCGGCAGCAAGGCTACGGCCGCGGCGGCAGGATGAAGATTGAAAGCGATGAGGTTGAGATTCTTTCAGGCGTTCGGCACGGACAGACTCTCGGCTCGCCGGTCTCGCTGCTGATTCGCAATCGTGACTTCGAGAATTGGCAAGACGTGATGGCGACCGAACCTCGCGAATTCGCCGACGAAAAGCGCGCTCGAAAGCTTACCCGGCCGAGGCCCGGGCACACGGATCTCGCGGGCGGGCTCAAGTACGATACTCACGATCTTCGAGACATACTCGAACGAGCCAGCGCGCGTGAGACCGCAGCGCGCGTCGCGGCCGGCGCATTCGCCAAGCTGCTGCTAAAAGAGATCGGCGTCGAAATAGCGAGTCACACGGCGAGGATTGGCGGTGTGCCGGATAAGCCTATCAAAGCGACCTGGGAGCAGATCGCCAGCATCCCACACGATTCTCCGTTGCGATGTGCAGACAAAGAAGCCGAAGCGAAGATGATCGCTCTCATCGATGCGACGAAGGAAGCAAAGGACACGTTGGGAGGGATCTTCGAAGTCGTCGCCCGTAGCGTTGCGGGGCTTGGCTCGCACACGCAGTGGAACCAAAAGATCGACGGCCGCTTAGCTCAGGCCATCATGTGCATACCGGCGGTGAAAGCGGTTGAGATCGGCGCGGGCGTCGAGGTCAGCCGCGGCACCGGGTCGCAGATACACGACGAAATTGGCTATAATTCGGCTGAACGCGGCTTCACCCGGCCAACCAATCGGGCAGGCGGGATCGAGGGCGGCATCACAAACGGCGAAGAAATACGGATAAGCGGTCACTTGAAACCAATATCGACTTTGAGGCAGCCGCTCGCGAGCGTTGATGTGGTCACCAAGGAAGAATCAGCCGCCGCGTTCGAACGTTCGGACATCGTCGCCGTCCCCGCGGCTGGGGTGATCGGTGAGGCGATGGTTGCGATCGTTTTGGCCGATGCTGCGCGCGAGAAGTTTGGCGGAGACAGCCTCGGAGAGATGAAGCGAAACTTCGAGGGATATTTGGAACAGTTGAAACGTTACTGA
- the def gene encoding peptide deformylase — MILNVVKYGDPILTKLAEEVTEFDENLRKLVDDMFETMYGAPGVGLAAPQVGVLKRLFVMDCSTGKDKKQKAVLINPVIETEEGEQIGDEGCLSFPGMFLEIKRPQRVVVRARDTDGSEMTLDVMDLQARCVSHETDHLDGELFINYLSPLKRDLTKRKIKKRIKQGDW, encoded by the coding sequence ATGATACTGAATGTTGTTAAGTACGGAGATCCGATTCTCACCAAACTTGCGGAAGAAGTGACCGAGTTTGATGAGAATCTGCGCAAACTCGTCGACGATATGTTTGAAACTATGTACGGGGCGCCAGGCGTTGGTCTTGCTGCTCCTCAAGTAGGTGTGCTCAAGCGCTTGTTCGTGATGGATTGCAGCACCGGCAAGGACAAGAAGCAGAAGGCCGTGCTGATCAATCCGGTGATCGAAACCGAAGAAGGCGAGCAAATTGGTGACGAGGGCTGCCTGAGCTTCCCGGGTATGTTTCTCGAGATCAAGCGGCCGCAGCGTGTTGTAGTTCGCGCTCGTGACACGGATGGCAGCGAGATGACTCTTGACGTAATGGACCTTCAAGCTCGCTGCGTCTCGCACGAAACGGATCACCTCGACGGCGAGCTGTTCATCAATTATCTGAGCCCGCTGAAGCGTGACCTGACGAAGCGAAAAATCAAGAAGCGCATCAAGCAGGGTGATTGGTGA